The genomic interval GTTGCGCAGTACCTCCAGGGCCCGGACGGCACCCTCGTCGAAGACCGCCTTGCTGCCGTCGTCGTTGATGATCTGGCCGCCGGCGCTGGCCACCAGGGTGTTGTAGAGCACCACCAGTCCCTCGTACTGGGCGCCCATGGTGATCACCCGGTACGGCTGGCCCCGCCCCCGCAGGTCCTGGGCCATCCTGATCATCTCGTCCCAGGTCTGTGGCGGCTGCGGCACCAGGTCGGAGCGGTACCAGAGCAGTTGCACGTTGGTGTTCTTCGGCGCGGCGTAGAGCTTGCCTTCGTAACGGGCGGTCTCCAGCGGGCCGGCCAGGGTGCCGCGCTCGACCTCGGCCCGGCGCTCGCCGGTCCACTCCAGCAGCCAGCCGGCGCTGGCGAACTCCTGGGTCCAGGTGACGTCCAGGCCCAGGATGTCCATCCCGGTGTCCTCGGCGGCCAGCCGCCGGACCAACTGCACCCGCTGGTCGTCGGCGGCCCGGGGCAGCACCCGGTACGCGATCCGGTACCGGCCGCCCGCCTTCGCGTTGCAGTCGTCGACCACCTTCTGGATGTTCTGCTCGGTGGTGTAGTAGAGGTTGATCGTCGGTACGCCGCCGTCGTCGCCGGAGCCGCAGGCGGCGAGTGGCCCCAGCAGCGTCAGCGCCGCGAGTGCCGCCGCCAGCCGGGACCGGCGGCTCCGGCCCGGGCCGCCCCGCTCGGGCTCAGCCATGCCGGCACCCCGCTC from Plantactinospora sp. BC1 carries:
- a CDS encoding ABC transporter substrate-binding protein — its product is MAEPERGGPGRSRRSRLAAALAALTLLGPLAACGSGDDGGVPTINLYYTTEQNIQKVVDDCNAKAGGRYRIAYRVLPRAADDQRVQLVRRLAAEDTGMDILGLDVTWTQEFASAGWLLEWTGERRAEVERGTLAGPLETARYEGKLYAAPKNTNVQLLWYRSDLVPQPPQTWDEMIRMAQDLRGRGQPYRVITMGAQYEGLVVLYNTLVASAGGQIINDDGSKAVFDEGAVRALEVLRNFATAGITTSSFSNTIEDQARLDFQSGAGAFQLNWPFVYPAMQEADPELAKKVRWARYPGVDPGTPSKVTIGGFNLGISRYTEHPEESFDAATCLRDAEHQKFSAINDGVPPTIESVYAEPEMAEAYPMRDTILEELKDPATRPRSPAYQNISTVLSATLSPPSAIDPERTADRMREATQDALDSKGVLP